One part of the Drosophila teissieri strain GT53w chromosome 3R, Prin_Dtei_1.1, whole genome shotgun sequence genome encodes these proteins:
- the LOC122621990 gene encoding synaptonemal complex protein 1 isoform X2, with protein MERRGRIPVAKFRTQEAKTRSRSRVREPDYNEQDPEHDMFTLLEDNIALREENKALKLEIETHKTTQEEQQAQHEKMCAALESLQQQQTNFETQIKELSSKFNKALNERNALDKLHKMKVDQIHNLTSELEHIREKQQDQAPPIAPRPVLGSVELKRKLFKILQSGSADSADSIGAQELDSLVDVNSEGVPITSGLVERLADEFLTLKNTTNSVELQLYEANEKMAELLEQQHAMEEENEALRTENSNLTKVAKLLTENMKESVETSQKMEAALIKLKQRNDELTAKTRDLTDGQPGSRTSTSSSVLNEQVEFEQIQDQVQQQAREHNERIVEMVLTL; from the exons ATGGAGCGACGTGGGCGCATTCCGGTGGCCAAGTTCCGCACCCAGGAGGCCAAGACACGCAGTCGAAGTCGCGTGAGGGAGCCGGACTACAACGAGCAGGACCCAGAGCACGATATGTTTACTTTGCTGGAGGACAACATTGCCCTTCGGGAGGAGAACAAGGCACTTAAGCTGGAGATCGAGACCC ATAAAACCActcaggaggagcagcaggctcAGCATGAGAAGATGTGCGCTGCACTGGAatcactgcagcagcagcagaccaACTTCGAGACCCAAATCAAGGAGCTGAGCTCCAAGTTCAACAAGGCTCTCAACGAACGAAACGCTTTAGACAAGCTGCACAAAATGAAGGTCGATCAAATTCACAA TCTCACCAGCGAGCTGGAGCATATTCGCgagaagcagcaggatcaggcaCCTCCAATAGCTCCACGTCCGGTGCTCGGTTCCGTGGAACTTAAGCGAAAGCTCTTTAAGATCCTGCAGTCGGGCAGCGCAGACAGTGCTGACAGTATCGGAGCTCAGGAGCTGGACAGTCTGGTTGATGTCAACTCGGAAGGGGTGCCCATTACCAGCGGCCTGGTGGAGCGACTGGCCGATGAGTTTTTGACTCTCAAAAATACCACCAATTCTGTGGAGCTGCAGTTGTACGAGGCCAACGAAAAGATGGCCGAGCTGTTGGAGCAG CAACACGCAATGGAGGAGGAAAACGAAGCACTGCGAACGGAAAACAGTAACTTGACCAAAGTGGCCAAGTTGCTGACCGAAAACATGAAGGAGAGCGTGGAAACTAGCCAAAA AATGGAAGCTGCCCTCATCAAGTTGAAGCAGCGCAATGATGAGCTCACTGCGAAGACTCGAGATCTGACCGATGGCCAGCCAGGATCCAGGACCAGCACGTCGTCCAGCGTGCTAAACGAGCAGGTGGAGTTCGAGCAGATCCAGGaccaggtgcagcagcaggccaGAGAGCACAACGAGCGAATTGTGGAAATG
- the LOC122621989 gene encoding eukaryotic translation initiation factor 4G, producing MFPQQGGGGKGTRPQSTHQQNHNHQAQHHQTAHSHHHHLQQQQQQQQEQQQSHTVFVPNHSGLHHHQQQHLLQQQHQQQAAAAAHLQQHIQQQQQQQVQAQAQAHHQPVLFYNTQPSYAAHSAAVNNNANGGGAALQLSAAASSNSLVHPLSGGHHGGANGVAPGANLSRALSNPTLPPHFPQSAGLIAPAGGNAGGAGAPYISAAYIPFNPTGPLMSMQPAVTFPTNGAAGAPFYATAPPHSQQKPLPPNGQQQGPGGATGAGQAQPITYYQLGPTTQNTAGNNVVSGANTHRGNMRGGQRSTPTAQHANYFTAYAMAPGNAQRPAPTTVAPMMNSRSGALNGAAAFHLPHPFMPGLALGTPAGMTTPILAPAGMPAPPPQAPGGLHTFAPHLQSNSATTLPSVPSVTGVPAVASGFSTTSLPTPPVTAAPQLGANSDKVCKRKYAIPIIHPDTMENVMDGWKRSVFIKKDSNSTLTQHTALDTALDSDSTMCLYQAPILMDSGSASSLLSGAMVDQQMQTVKSATSISQSVSLEKVPEALYSEESVGPESVTQSPPPKTTDKDQISVIVKDILAHSGNTEDHLSFWQYSDVDNVTETHDSLPLVQSDLNLPDATDASQQPVLFQEQAKKQRPKSANKQSTATPTSIANDVAEAAASSCSGISILTRGQSMQTPAGPSTPPPASRVAQQKPTKSIATTAVPAPAKTTTGSPNRKSSVQAATSTTTSSGASSSTASTPTHASRQLQQQPVNNLQQGKQIPGRPSTAALPPTASRISAAVTLLAGTTNITNTTSSKKQKKAQKRAKELEKKKQKSSITSTTSTQGQNNNGKGTGNGNGNAAPEMNTINNNAATVTTTSITTLTTTTATAPTTKQGTAAVDDKATAQPTTDTLSATSNNPKVSSILRDKKPMLSPKEQLTSNNNNNNEDGIDAEVDSDPESDSKDDSMSNVTGGKSEKHLANEEIVAKFLQKDSPNTSVAPSETQQLQFLNSSSSVCEEDEPVPVSSVGVANTEENVEVEIKFGDFHEEPRHDTGFICSSTWSSSTISKAAEDDSSQSSRSADNVDCAPKVSEPISGEKEAGSKKSSPVHETSDSGPGSPKSSQSKGLKSESTSPSPAPQVPKNYRYSIETLRELSKRRDSRKPPLVPCQKGDCISQLFVSRQQQPQQHHGHGQHIQQYQHMSFNESLDYVPGKRGRGHGPNKKHHDGHQQMGGSSGMGNIGSGGGGGISSSSQRHTDIIRVQLSLKEEIKLSECENAWQPGTLRRVSMAGGQDEDDDVEGVLKKVRGILNKLTPDNFEVLLKEMSSIKMDNEAKMTNVMLLIFEKTISEPNFAPTYARFCKVLFHEIKAENKSLFTSSLITRIQHEFESNVNDANAKSKKLQPTMERISQCSDPARKAELRAEMEDLEYQFRRRAWGTVRFIGELFKLQSLTNDRVLNCVESLLEHGCEEKLEYMCKLLTTVGHLLEASLPEQYQLRDRIEKIFRRIQDIINRSRGTSHRQQVHIKISSRVRFMMQDVLDLRLRNWDQPATHQSGQQAGRGQRHKQHDDSKDQSHHSTSSGRGGGMNQHQQSTHHQQQKHHSQHGHDGGNYFMQKMPNKQHHENQTLSIDPSKLRFSNSSATDDSIAKLGNSSHYQWRNAGNRPVSSTQVNASTAPPPTSLLKRPGQNYRFLPYQQPPTAMGTAIAPAGGNRSNAEVDDAFDGKQCQELIIKLVEEALNTRDWQPEVLSIWRSHSGSQQSKTLLYLLTDYLHKSTVKRQQRQACGNVFAYLMDKEAVEKDIFEQAYSRFGDDFPDLLVDVPNGWGYVFEFLGPIIHSGQLDLKDIWQRRWLDDFFFAERFVYAFVSYFVHEFGAAYARKLWHNDYKLDRGQLFWSDVRKYREFVQSHSFYFLDNGPGQSQGHGKAKAPATPRSPVEHVERIRHLLAMSCDMAIDYINTNVAINDNFVRQLTRFLCCDFALTVMTNTHNNNKSGGNSRPLQLNTESFRSCCTPLLRLCIDAQEALEIACIDEAVDSLQQHFMTEFEDEMAAGETICSTFSVLYESEVIPKESFDKWYKLEMAHSRAYRRPFIDKLRGFIEEM from the exons ATGTTCCCACAACAGGGAGGGGGTGGGAAGGGAACCAGGCCACAGTCGACACATCAGCAGAACCACAACCATCAAGCCCAGCATCACCAGACGGCGCACTCGCATCACCATcacctccagcagcagcaacagcagcagcaggagcagcagcagtcccaCACAGTGTTCGTCCCGAACCACAGCGgtctgcaccaccaccagcagcaacacttgctgcaacagcaacaccaacaacaagctgccgccgccgcccatctccagcagcacatccaacagcaacaacagcagcaggtgcaaGCGCAGGCCCAGGCGCATCATCAGCCGGTTCTCTTCTACAATACCCAGCCGTCCTACGCCGCCCATTCCGCGGCGGTTAACAACAATGCCAATGGCGGCGGCGCTGCCCTCCAACTGAGCGCCGCCGCCAGCTCCAACTCGTTGGTACATCCCCTCAGTGGTGGTCATCATGGTGGAGCAAATGGCGTGGCGCCTGGCGCAAATCTATCCCGTGCGCTGAGCAACCCAACTCTACCACCCCACTTCCCACAATCAGCTGGCCTGATCGCACCTGCCGGCGGAAATGCGGGTGGAGCGGGTGCCCCCTACATTTCCGCAGCCTATATACCCTTTAATCCGACCGGACCTCTGATGAGCATGCAGCCGGCTGTGACCTTTCCCACTAACGGAGCGGCTGGAGCTCCATTCTATGCGACTGCGCCACCTCATTCACAACAGAAACCGCTTCCGCCAAATGGTCAACAACAAGGTCCAGGCGGTGCAACGGGAGCTGGCCAAGCGCAGCCGATAACTTACTACCAACTTGGGCCGACCACTCAGAACACTGCTGGAAACAATGTGGTTAGTGGTGCCAATACACATCGTGGCAATATGCGCGGAGGGCAAAGGTCAACACCCACCGCCCAGCATGCCAACTACTTTACCGCATATGCCATGGCCCCGGGAAATGCCCAACGCCCCGCTCCGACCACTGTGGCTCCCATGATGAACTCGCGCAGCGGTGCCCTGAACGGAGCTGCTGCTTTTCATCTGCCGCACCCCTTTATGCCCGGTTTGGCATTGGGAACGCCAGCCGGGATGACGACCCCCATTTTGGCTCCGGCTGGAATGCCGGCTCCGCCACCTCAAGCGCCAGGCGGGTTGCACACATTTGCTCCGCATTTGCAGAGCAACAGCGCCACCACCTTACCAAGTGTCCCAAGTGTGACTGGAGTTCCCGCGGTGGCCAGTGGCTTTTCAACCACCTCGCTTCCAACTCCTCCAGTAACAGCAGCACCGCAACTGGGGGCCAACAGCGATAAGGTATGCAAGCGCAAATACGCCATTCCCATCATCCATCCTGATACCATGGAGAATgtgatggatggatggaaaAGATCGGTTTTTATAAAAAAGGACTCAAACTCGACACTAACACAGCACACAGCTCTGGATACAGCTCTGGACTCGGATAGTACCATGTGCCTGTACCAGGCGCCCATCCTTATGGACTCTGGCTCGGCGTCATCGCTGTTGTCTGGCGCAATGGTCGATCAGCAGATGCAGACTGTGAAGTCGGCGACATCTATCAGTCAGTCTGTTTCCTTGGAGAAGGTGCCAGAGGCGCTGTACAGCGAAGAATCTGTGGGTCCGGAATCTGTCACACAATCACCACCACCCAAAACAACGGATAAAGATCAGATCAGCGTTATTGTGAAAGACATTCTCGCACATTCGGGCAACACAGAAGACCATCTAAGCTTCTGGCAGTATAGTGACG TGGACAATGTCACGGAGACCCACGATAGCCTGCCGCTGGTACAATCGGATTTAAATCTGCCCGATGCAACCGACGCATCTCAGCAGCCAGTTCTTTTCCAAGAGCAAGCCAAAAAACAGCGTCCCAAATCGGCCAACAAACAAA GTACAGCTACACCCACATCCATTGCAAATGACGTTGCTGaggcagcagccagcagttgCTCAGGCATCTCCATCCTGACCAGAGGCCAGTCGATGCAAACACCAGCTGGACCCTCGACACCGCCACCAGCTTCGCGTGTCGCCCAGCAGAAGCCAACCAAGTCGATAGCTACCACAGCTGTTCCAGCGCCGGCGAAGACAACAACGGGTTCACCCAACAGGAAGTCGAGTGTTCAAGCAGCCACCTCGACTACGACCAGCTCGGGTGCCTCCTCGTCAACAGCATCGACACCGACCCACGCATCCAGGCAGCTTCAACAGCAGCCTGTTAACAATCTGCAGCAGGGAAAGCAGATTCCAGGAAGACCATCAACTGCAGCATTACCACCGACTGCATCACGAATCTCGGCCGCCGTTACGCTGCTAGCCGGCACCACAAACATAACCAACACTACCAGCTCCAAGAAGCAGAAAAAGGCCCAAAAACgggccaaggagctggagaagaaaaaacagaaatccTCGATAACAAGCACCACAAGCACTCAAGGCCAGAACAACAATGGCAAGGGcactggcaatggcaatggcaacgccGCGCCTGAAATGAACACAATTAACAACAATGCTGCCACAGTGACTACAACATCAATAACCACACTGACCACAACCACGGCAACAGCACCCACAACCAAACAAGGAACGGCGGCTGTCGATGACAAGGCGACGGCGCAACCGACGACTGATACGCTTAGTGCAACTAGTAATAATCCTAAAGTAAGTTCTATTCTAAGAGACAAAAAACCCATGCTCAGTCCCAAGGAGCAATTgacgagcaacaacaacaacaataatgagGATGGCATCGACGCTGAGGTGGACAGCGATCCTGAAT cTGACAGCAAAGACGACAGCATGTCGAATGTTACCGGAGGAAAGTCGGAAAAGCATTTAGCCAACGAAGAGATTGTGGCTAAGTTCCTGCAGAAGGACAGCCCCAACACATCCGTCGCGCCCTCGGAGACGCAACAGCTGCAATTCCTCAACAGTAGCAGCTCCGTTTGCGAGGAAGATGAGCCAGTTCCGGTGAGCTCTGTGGGAGTGGCCAATACGGAGGAGAATGTCGAGGTCGAAATCAAGTTCGGTGATTTTCATGAGGAGCCACGCCACGACACAGGTTTCATATGCAGCTCCACATGGTCGAGTTCGACGATCAGTAAGGCCGCGGAGGACGACTCTTCGCAAAGCAGCAGGAGTGCAGATAATGTGGACTGTGCTCCCAAGGTTAGCGAACCAATTTCTGGAGAGAAGGAAGCTGGAAGCAAGAAAAGCTCTCCGGTACATGAGACATCCGACTCGGGACCGGGCTCCCCCAAAAGTAGTCAATCAAAAGGGCTGAAGTCGGAGAGCACCAGCCCGAGTCCCGCTCCCCAGGTCCCCAAGAACTATCGCTACAGCATTGAAACCCTACGTGAGCTTTCCAAGCGAAGAGACTCACGTAAGCCACCTCTGGTGCCCTGCCAGAAAGGCGACTGCATCTCTCAGCTGTTCGTGTCGCGccaacagcagccgcaacagcacCACGGTCACGGCCAGCACATCCAGCAGTACCAGCATATGAGCTTCAACGAATCATTGGACTATGTGCCCGGTAAGCGTGGTCGTGGTCACGGACCCAACAAGAAGCACCACGACGGACATCAGCAAATGGGCGGCTCCAGTGGTATGGGCAACATTGGAagtggcggaggaggtggaatCTCGAGCTCCAGTCAGCGGCACACGGACATCATTCGGGTGCAGCTATCTCTTAAGGAGGAGATCAAGCTATCCGAGTGCGAGAATGCATGGCAACCGGGTACTCTGCGTCGCGTTTCAATGGCCGGTGGTCAGGATGAAGACGACGACGTCGAGGGAGTGCTGAAAAAGGTGCGCGGTATTCTCAACAAACTTACGCCGGATAACTTTGAGGTGCTGCTTAAGGAGATGTCCAGTATCAAGATGGACAATGAGGCTAAAATGACAAAC GTCATGCTGCTGATCTTTGAGAAGACAATTAGTGAACCGAACTTTGCACCCACATATGCCCGCTTCTGCAAGGTACTTTTCCACGAAATCAAGGCCGAAAACAAGTCCCTTTTCACCAGCTCGTTGATCACACGCATTCAGCATGAGTTTGAATCAAATGTAAATGATGCCAACGCAAAGTCCAAAAAGCTGCAGCCAACAATGGAGCGCATCAGCCAGTGCTCAGACCCAGCAAGAAAAGCGGAGCTGCGCGCCGAAATGGAGGATCTAGAATACCAGTTCAGACGACGAGCTTGGGGCACTGTTCGATTCATAGGCGAGCTCTTTAAGCTGCAGTCGCTGACCAACGATCGAGTTCTCAATTGCGTGGAGTCGCTACTCGAACACGGGTGTGAGGAGAAACTGGAGTATATGTGCAAGCTACTGACTACTGTTGGCCATCTGTTGGAAGCTAGTCTGCCGGAGCAATACCAGCTGAGGGATCGCATTGAGAAAATATTTCGCCGCATCCAGGACATTATAAACCGTTCTCGAGGAACGTCGCATCGCCAACAGGTCCACATCAAGATCAGCAGTCGGGTGCGGTTTATGATGCAAGATGTGCTCGACCTGAGGCTACGCAACTGGGATCAGCCGGCAACGCATCAGTCAGGACAGCAGGCCGGACGCGGTCAGCGGCACAAGCAGCACGACGACTCTAAGGATCAGTCCCACCACAGCACTAGTAGTGGGCGTGGAGGTGGAATGAATCAGCACCAGCAGTCGACccatcaccagcagcaaaagcaTCATAGCCAGCACGGTCACGATGGCGGAAACTATTTCATGCAGAAGATGCCGAACAAACAGCATCACGAGAATCAGACCCTGAGCATAGATCCCAGCAAGTTGCGATTTAGCAACAGCAGTGCCACCGACGATTCGATTGCTAAGCTAGGCAACTCTTCGCACTACCAGTGGCGCAATGCCGGTAACCGTCCGGTCAGTTCGACGCAAGTGAATGCATCAACTGCGCCTCCGCCTACGTCCTTGTTGAAACGACCGGGGCAAAACTACAGATTCTTGCCGTATCAGCAGCCTCCGACGGCCATGGGCACTGCCATTGCCCCTGCAGGCGGTAACAGAAGCAATGCGGAAGTAGATGACGCATTCGATGGTAAGCAATGCCAGGAGCTCATTATAAAGCTTGTCGAGGAGGCTCTCAACACACGCGACTGGCAACCGGAAGTGCTGAGCATATGGCGTTCGCATAGCGGCTCGCAACAATCGAAGACTTTGCTCTATTTACTGACTGACTACCTGCACAAGTCTACGGTGAAGCGTCAACAGCGGCAGGCCTGCGGCAATGTCTTTGCTTACCTGATGGACAAGGAAGCCGTGGAGAAGGATATTTTCGAACAGGCGTACTCTCGGTTCGGCGACGATTTTCCCGATCTACTGGTGGATGTACCAAACGGCTGGGGATATGTATTCGAGTTCCTGGGACCCATCATACACTCGGGCCAATTGGACCTAAAAGATATTTGGCAGCGACGCTGGCTGGATGACTTCTTCTTTGCCGAGCGGTTTGTGTACGCCTTCGTCAGCTACTTTGTTCATGAATTCGGAGCTGCCTATGCCCGCAAGTTGTGGCACAACGACTACAAGCTTGATCGAGGTCAGCTTTTCTGGAGCGACGTGCGCAAGTACCGGGAGTTTGTGCAGTCGCATAGTTTTTACTTTCTTGACAACGGACCCGGACAGAGTCAAGGACATGGCAAAGCTAAGGCGCCCGCAACTCCACGTTCGCCGGTGGAGCACGTAGAGCGGATTAGACACCTGCTAGCAATGTCCTGCGACATGGCCATCGACTACATAAACACCAATGTAGCCATCAATGACAACTTTGTGAGGCAGCTCACTAGATTCCTGTGCTGTGATTTCGCCCTGACTGTGATGACAAAtacccacaacaacaacaagagcggCGGCAACTCTAGACCGCTGCAGCTGAACACCGAGAGCTTCCGGAGCTGTTGCACTCCACTACTGCGACTGTGTATCGACGCCCAGGAGGCGCTGGAGATCGCTTGCATTGACGAGGCTGTGGACTCTCTGCAGCAGCACTTTATGACCGAGTTCGAGGACGAGATGGCCGCCGGCGAAACTATCTGCAGCACGTTCAGCGTGCTGTACGAGAGCGAGGTGATCCCCAAGGAGTCGTTCGACAAGTGGTATAAGCTAGAGATGGCACATTCGAGAGCCTACCGTCGCCCATTCATTGACAAGCTGCGCGGTTTCATCGAGGAGATGTAG